A region of the Littorina saxatilis isolate snail1 linkage group LG12, US_GU_Lsax_2.0, whole genome shotgun sequence genome:
TcccgaaaaacaacaataagaaaaatgtttaccacacaaaaacacgcacacacacatacacacacacatacacacacacagtgacacacacacacacacacacacacgtacacacacccacatacccacacaaacacacacacaaacacacacgcacacactcatacacacacacacacacacacacacacacacacacacacacacacacacacaccacaaccacaaccacttTTGTACTCTCCTCGTCAATGCAGTACCTACGAGAACTCGTGCCCGGGACTTCCCCTCCTGGACACGATGGTGGCAGAGGACTGGGCGGGCATCATGGCGGGCCTCGGCGGTCAGATCAGGACCATGCTGACCACAGTGCCCGGTCTGAATACCACGGCGTGCCCCGTGCCCCCCGCCACCATCAACATCCAGCAGTACACCCTCAACCTCCCCCCGGTGCCCTCCATCCTGAGCTTCTTCGCTGAGGTGAGGACTGAGTTGGTTTGCGGTTGGGATGTGTGGTGATTGGAGGATATGTGTCgaggtggtgatggtggtggtggtggtggggggtgggggtgggggaatgCGTGGGAGCGTAGAAGCAGAGACGTCTAACATCAACTTCCCCCTTCTGCCCTTTATCCTCTCCTCCCTTCGCTGAAGTGAGGACTTGGTTGGAGGGAGGGTGTGGGGATGTAGGTGGGTGGATTGGGGTTGGGGAGCAataaggggtgtgtgtgtgggggtgttgtgtggttgtggtggttgagggatgggaggggtggagggtAAGATTGTGTGGAGGTGAGCCTCAGGTAGTACTGGGTTGGAGGGTTGGGGTGTGTGATAGTCGGGGCGGGTGCAGTTCACcgtcatcccccccccccctcgagcCCTCTGTCCTGACCTtcttcgttgtgtgtgtgtgtgtgtgtgtgtgtgtgtgtgtgtgtgtgtgtgcgtgcgtgcgtgtttgcgggtgtgtgtgtgtgcgtgcgttcgcgcgtgtgtgattgtgtacaacaaacagcaaacaggaaccaaccaaccaatcaaaccAACACACTAATATTACAACCGTACCAAGGACTACCAACAGTCGGTTGCCTTATTTGTAATGTGCTTATGTATAAAGTCCAGAATTAATAGCCGATGTCATCACTATATTTAACCTTGGTAGGGGATCCAAGAAGATTTATTTCCAGTCGTTTTCAGGGGAAAAGTCAGTGACACTGTAGGGTTCGTGTCTCAAGACTTCCTGTTCTGATACACTGACGTAATGTTGTTATAAAACAATCTAGTTCATGCGGGCAACAGCTGGTGATCTTGTCTTTTGTGTATTCAAAAAAGTATTTTCAGgtcagttttcaattgctttTGCAATAACAGAAGTATATACTTTATCTCCGAGTTGACCGCAGCACGTAAGTTATCTCCGAAGGTGGTACTGATGTTATTCCTGACTGAAGAACGGTCGAAGCTATTAAGAGTGTTTCTCGaggggaatatatatatatatatatatatatatatatatatatatatgtgtgtgtgtgtgtgtgtctgtctgtgtgtgtgtgtgtgtgtgcacggtgtgtgtgtgtgtgtgtgtgtatgtgtgtgtgtgtttgtgtgtgtgggggactgtgtgcgtgcattcgtgaatgcgtgcgtgagtatgtgcacgtgagtgtgtgtgtgctgcttgAGTGCGTACAAGTGTGACGCGTACATGCCGCATAAATGCGTGTTTGTTCGCCTTGCAGGGTGACTACAAAGCACACGTGACTGCAACTGACAAGAGCACTGGACAACAGCTGATCTGTCTGAAGCTGGCATTGACCATCAAAGAGAAGGAAGAACCTTGCACTGGAATCTTCTGTGGATGATGCCAGTAGATACTTTACCTCGTCTGATTGTATGCACTCTCTGACTAACGCTGATTAATAAATTCAGTTCAGATGTGAATTCCTTGTCTCAACAGTCGTTCACTTGATCACCCTCAGTCCACGACCGAAAAGACTTTTTGCTATCTTTATTTTCTAATACGTGCATGGGCGTTCAAGACACTTTCAACCAGCAGAGCGGCATTTACTGAGTGAGTCACATCATCCACCCGGTAACTTCATCTACCCCACTGATTAGTTACATACGAGTGTAACCGGGGTGGGTATACAATGCGACACCTCTGATATTTAAAATATTTTACACGCACGAATTATTCTTTGCACTGATGCCTGTGTATGAAGAGTTCATAAGAGTTGTGTTTGTGACGTATGGTCAATATTGTCCGTCGGTATTTTTTGGTCTCTATCATGGTCATTTGATCTAGGCACTTAGCTAATTTTACGCCTTGATAGTAACTAGATGATCAAAGGTCACAGAAAAGCTTGGGTCTTGAAAATCTAGCTGACCAATGCAACCTTTGGTGTTCAAATCTGTGAACCATTGCACGGAAAGAGGGAGGCAGTATCAGCAAGGGGCACAACCATTGCTAAGTGGAAGGGTCACAGAATGCATGATTGCTTCCCCTACTGTTAGTCCTGTCATCCAAGTAATGGTGTCCACCGTTCCAGCCACGAAACGTCCTGGAATGCGtgatggttaaaaaaaaattccacccGATTCACACACAagtgacacgcacgcacacacacacacaaacacacacacacatacacacacaccacacacacatacacacacatacacacacacatacacacacacacccacacacagtgacaccacacacacacaccggcacacacaccacatacacacacacacacacagcacacacacatacacaacggcacaccacacacaccacacacacacaccacacaccgactgcacacattcacacaccacacacacacacacacatatacacacacacacacacacacacacacacacacacaccacatacacagacacacacatacacacacaccaccggtCACTACGGTACTATCCCGGTTCCACCACCACCGCTTCCCACCCAACCTCTCCCGGAACAAACCCCAACCTGAGTCAGTGTAAATGCTGTACACGTCGTGTCCGATCAAAGCAGGCACTATTAAAGGACACGACAGTCGTATCGGCTTCAGACAATTCCAAAACAGTGATGCCAGTTGATCAATGTCATCTATAACGATCCTGATTGCCCCGATAAGTTAGTAAGGGTCAAAAAGAGATACGAATTTATCAATGTTCTGTCTCTTTCATGATCCTGATTAACCATCGATGTTGAAAGAGTGAAACAAACTCAAAATTCCATTGATGCTGAATGATTTCAAACTCAAAGTCCGCCTtgcaaactgagaaaggaaacgaCAGTCAACCGGCCCCGCATAGCCACAGGAGCTCGCATCTTGAACACAaggccagtactgtaactgcccttgatacggatcgatccaagggggggcaatctcagtcatctcaaagagggaaatccaaacgctatccgccttgttcgattttatgggcttggacgatagagaaaaataagaaaagcaaacactGGAGTATACCTGGACGAAATttctatcaagaacgcagaattgattttttctgaggttttttttttgccgtaagcgccatgtttatcggagcaggaaactcttccagagtgaggcccctttgttgatgcatgtcaacatcagatgtgcgagacgcgataaacatggcgcttacggcaaaaaaaaaacctcagaaaaaatcaattctgcgttcttgatagc
Encoded here:
- the LOC138983289 gene encoding ganglioside GM2 activator-like; protein product: MFLFTVAVFALCLGVTHASYSQLDWSDCGSDPRVSITKIDVSPMPIVLPGPIHLTLQVKADLSISDIQIHMDVKRHTFLLDLPIPCLFHVGSCTYENSCPGLPLLDTMVAEDWAGIMAGLGGQIRTMLTTVPGLNTTACPVPPATINIQQYTLNLPPVPSILSFFAEGDYKAHVTATDKSTGQQLICLKLALTIKEKEEPCTGIFCG